In Nicotiana tabacum cultivar K326 chromosome 17, ASM71507v2, whole genome shotgun sequence, one DNA window encodes the following:
- the LOC107819880 gene encoding uncharacterized protein LOC107819880: MVRAKGKANASTKRSVSKEDAAVASEAATTLDSSEVENHIETGGSVEISVETAVTEETMITLVEEEEENDGAETVTLEGEHAMEEDEDNKENEVFGGGDEKCGSDKEEEEDAICNDEGNKQENTIEQEDGEQNIDDKQVGDAAGVDKDNQEDDMQKQEDETNANEKNKEKIEGSLKQKAKKMKRRNNRKRKANGSPQEKGENKQVMKKVASNGKVEKDLGKLESNDDEQSSKKVAFGGKSRVAPQGKDEPESSQKKSSSKKKAKGMGMIFMCNSETKKDCYRYKVLGLPASKKGTVEKIYKGMRLFLYDVDLKLMYGIYKAAECGGYNIAPKAFKSQFPSQVRFSVLEDCLPLAEETFRQAIKKNYFTRSKFDCLLSSEQVKDLCKLFTAASKGSRSKDTRLGFENPAISKRDRVKRRGRDGRRRAERARRPERVEERGYRERVEERGYRERVERPHFHERDLVTSPLVPLAPLQPLPPPAPVQSYAYSRTLRTDPYRRDTVIQHDDTYRQSRLVELPDAYRRDTVLGNPDVYRRQAVVEPRDTVLGNPDVYRRQAVVEPRDYYRQDGFPERREYHQPLSLETRLRDDIGINDPYVSYRERVSYRDPVNSVHSEPEYNPPPVGLRSVYRHGGISTEYSTRSVLPEYPSSAANSLYEYPRQPQYRY; the protein is encoded by the exons ATGGTGCGTGCAAAAGGCAAGGCCAATGCTTCAACTAAACGATCAGTGTCCAAAGAAGATGCTGCAGTTGCTTCTGAAGCTGCTACGACACTTGACTCCAGTGAGGTGGAAAACCACATAGAAACTGGAGGCTCGGTTGAGATTTCAGTGGAAACGGCTGTAACTGAAGAAACAATGATCACTcttgtagaagaagaagaagaaaatgacggaGCTGAAACTGTAACTTTAGAGGGGGAACATGCtatggaggaagatgaagataataaagaaaatgAGGTTTTTGGAGGAGGAGATGAAAAATGTGGTTCtgataaggaagaagaagaagatgctaTTTGTAATGATGAAGGTAATAAGCAAGAAAATACCATAGAACAGGAAGATGGTGAACAGAACATAGATGATAAGCAAGTAGGAGATGCTGCTGGTGTAGACAAAGATAACCAGGAAGATGACATGCAAAAACAAGAAGATGAAACAAATGCAAATGAAAAGAATAAGGAGAAAATAGAAGGAAGTTTGAAGCAAAAAGCTAAAAAAATGAAGAGAAGGAATAATAGGAAGAGAAAGGCAAATGGAAGCCCCCAAGAGAAAGGTGAAAATAAGCAAGTTATGAAGAAAGTAGCCTCTAACGGTAAGGTTGAGAAGGACTTGGGAAAATTGGAGTCAAATGATGATGAGCAAAGCTCTAAGAAAGTTGCCTTCGGAGGTAAGTCTAGAGTGGCCCCTCAAGGCAAAGACGAGCCCGAGTCGTCACAAAAGAAGTCGTCCTCAAAGAAGAAGGCTAAGGGCATGGGTATGATCTTCATGTGCAACTCCGAGACAAAGAAGGATTGTTATCGTTATAAGGTTCTAGGGTTGCCGGCAAGCAAGAAAGGGACGGTGGAAAAAATTTATAAAGGGATGAGGCTTTTCCTTTACGATGTTGATTTGAAGTTGATGTATGGGATCTACAAAGCTGCAGAATGTGGTGGCTATAACATTGCACCCAAGGCTTTCAAGTCTCAATTTCCTTCTCAG GTTCGCTTTTCTGTTCTTGAGGATTGCTTGCCACTAGCAGAGGAGACGTTCAGGCAAGCGATTAAGAAGAACTATTTCACAAGGTCAAAGTTTGATTGCCTATTGTCCTCTGAACAG GTGAAGGACCTGTGTAAGCTTTTCACTGCTGCGAGCAAAGGTTCCAGGTCCAAAGACACGCGGCTTGGATTTGAGAACCCTGCGATATCCAAGCGAGACAGAGTTAAGAGGCGGGGTCGGGATGGCAGAAGACGGGCTGAACGTGCTCGACGACCTGAGCGGGTTGAAGAACGTGGGTACCGTGAGCGGGTTGAAGAACGTGGGTACCGTGAGCGGGTTGAACGTCCTCATTTTCATGAAAGGGATTTAGTTACATCTCCATTGGTGCCATTAGCCCCGCTTCAACCTTTACCACCACCTGCTCCTGTTCAATCTTATGCATATAGTAGGACTTTGAGAACAGATCCTTATAGACGGGACACAGTGATACAGCATGATGATACTTATAGGCAGAGCCGATTGGTGGAACTTCCTGATGCTTATAGGCGGGACACAGTGCTAGGCAATCCTGATGTTTACAGAAGACAGGCAGTAGTAGAGCCACGTGACACAGTGCTAGGAAATCCTGATGTTTACAGAAGACAGGCAGTAGTAGAACCACGTGATTATTACAGACAGGATGGATTCCCAGAGCGTCGTGAATATCATCAGCCACTGAGTTTGGAAACTAGACTCCGGGATGATATTGGGATCAATGATCCCTACGTGTCATACCGTGAGCGTGTATCATACCGTGATCCTGTGAACTCGGTGCACTCAGAGCCCGAGTATAACCCCCCTCCTGTGGGTTTACGATCAGTATACCGTCATGGTGGTATATCTACAGAGTACAGTACTAGAAGTGTGCTTCCTGAGTACCCTTCATCTGCAGCAAACTCTCTTTACGAGTACCCTCGTCAACCTCAGTATCGATATTAG